GAATAATTTCCAAAGTCCTTTCATCTCTTATAAATGGCGGAGTGGCAGGGATTTGAACCCTGGCAGGGATTGCTCCCTCTAACGATTTAGCAAACCGTCCTCTTCAGCCGCTTGAGTACCACTCCGTAATGAAACTTCTTATGAACGTATGGCGGAGGGGGTGGGATTCGAACCCACGGTCCCTTGCGGGAACACTGGTTTTCAAGACCAGCTCCTTAAACCGCTCGGACACCCCTCCGTGCCCGACATAGTATGTATTATAGCAATGAACGCCGCCTTTGTCAACAGTCCGCAGCCGGGACTTTCTGTAAAATAAGGCAGAACGGTTAACTGCGGCTGGCGATTACAGAAAGGATGCCGCTGTCATAACGGAATACCGGTATACGCCGCAGCTCAAACAGGGGGGAGTTTGTGGAACAAGTTCCGTTCCGTACTGTCAAGCCTTCATGATAGCCGTTATTCTGAGCGATTTGGATGATCGTGTCATTGTAGCTGCCGCAGGGATAGGCAATGGTATCCACGGGTGTTCCTAAAATGCTTTCTAAAGTAGAGCGGGAACTGTTTAGTTCTTCCTCTGCTTCCTGCGAGGAAAGAGTGGCTAACGGACGATGGGTAACTGTATGCGAACCAAAGCACATGCCGCTGCCGGCCATTTCCCGAAGCTGCTCCGGGGTTAACCGTCCGGGAGTCCACAATAAACCGGTAATGATAAAGAAAGTTGCCGATATGCCAAAATTTTGCAGGATAGGAAAGGCATTCTCATAATTGTCGCTATACCCGTCGTCCAGAGTGATCAATACCGGCTGTTCCGGCAGATCGGCATCGTTTCCCAGCAAAAAGGTTTGAAACTGGCGCAGGGAAATGGCCTGATAGCCGTAATCAGCCAGTAAAGCTAAGTCATTGCTGAATCGTTCCGGAGTAACCGTAAGCTGATCTGTCGTATAACCTACCCGATGATATAATAAAATGGGAATTTTTTGGCTGGCCGCACTTCTGCTAAGCAGCAGCGGTGCGGTAATCTCCAGTCCGCTGGCAGCCAGCAGCGAACTCATGCACATTTTAAGAAAATTACGCCGTGTAAACAACCATTTCGCTCTCCGTTCTGCTGCCGCTTTTTTGCTCGCTAAATCTTTTTATAGTAGTTGACAGTTTTCTCAAATAAATAGTTCTATAAGTAACGTAAGATATCCTTCCCTAAAATAGCAAAACCATTCCGGTTCAGTTTTCCGCTGCATGGCTTTGCCGGGAACTCATTTGACCGAACCGCGCGGGGTAACATATAATAGCATATATAATGGATTAACTAGGTGAACAGCGGTGTTCACCGGGGTATGGATTTTTACAGATGTATGGTCAGTACATGAGGAATTATCACGTCTGCTTCCGGCTGCGCGATCAGGCCCTGCGGAAAGCCTTGGCGGCCGGGACCGCGCTTTTTTGGCGGCTGCCGGGTTCCTTTATCGTGGAAACAAGTGGGTCTATATTGACCGGGGGGAGAAACGATGGTATATAATATTCATCCCATCAATCTAATAAGAGCATTGTCGCTGGCTTTGGAATTATCGACAGGCGGCTTGTCAAGGCATCACTGGCGGACGGCTATGATTGCCAACCGTATCGCGGAGCAGATACAGCTCGAACCGCTGCAGCGGCAGATTCTGGTGTATGCGGCGCTGCTCCATGATTTGGGGGCGGCATCTAATTGGACGGAAAAAAGAAAAATTCAGGGACTTGAGTATTCCCGGGAGCTATGCAGGCATGCCGAGGCCGGCTATCAGCTGTTGAAAGGCTCGGTGCAATTTGGCATACTGGCTGAGCCAATTCGTTATCATCACGAATGCTGGGACGGTTCCGGTGCCGCCGAACTTGCTGGCAAGAAAATTCCCTTGCTCAGCCGGATGATTAATATAGCTGACCGGGTGGAAATTTTATTGCGGGATGGACAGCCTATCTTTGAGCAGCGCCCTATTATTCTAGCGGCAATCCGTAATTATAGCGGTACGTATTTTGATCCGGAGCTGGTGCGGGCACTCCATGATTTCTCTCAGCAGGAAAGCTTTTGGCTGGATCTTACCAATCCCCAGTACTTTCAAAATTTTTTCCGTAATATGGATGCTTATGGACGAATACGGCTGACGATTGACGATGTTGTCAATATCGCCGAAATTTTTGCTACCATTATCGACAATACCAGCCGGTTCACCGCCAGCCATTCCCGGACGGTTTCCATTGCGGCGGAATATCTGGCCCGGCAGAAAGGCTACAGCACCGAAGAAGTCAAGACCATGCGTATCGCCGGATTGCTGCATGATCTAGGCAAGCTGTCTATTCCCAAGGCGATTCTGGAAAAGCCGGATAAACTGACGGAAAGGGAATTTGCTATTATTAAGCAGCATACCTATTATACTTATCGAATTTTGGAACAGATTGACGGTTTTGAAGTGATTGCCGAATGGGCGGCGTTTCATCATGAGACACTGGACGGGACAGGCTATCCCTTCCGGGTGAAGGAAGAATCGTTAAAGCTGGGATCCCGGATTGTGGCGGTAGCTGATGTGTTTACCGCTCTTACTGAAAATAGGCCCTATCGAACATTGTTAGAGGCTTCTCAAGTGGAAAAAATTATGCGGAGTATGGTGAGCAATCGACGGCTGGACGGAAAAATTGTAGCCGACTTGTTTAGTAACGGCCTGGAACCGTATTCTTTAGTGCAGATGGCCAACAAGCATTTTTCCTTGGCGAGTGCATAGAACAGCACATTGCGGTGTAAGATTTTCGACTGTTGAAAAAGGCTGGAAATAACAATTATGAAATATTGTTATTTCCAGCCTTTTTCAAAGACAACATTATTTTTCCCTGCATCTCGAGAATTTGACATACCGTGTCCGGCTCGAATTCATATTTTTGCGCCACAGAAATAACTTTTTGCCAGACGCCGTCCTTTTTTTGATAATCAACCGGAGTTTCATGAAATAGGTTGGGGTGGGTGGCAGTATATTCTTTATCTGGCTCATATCCGACCAGCCAATCAACACTTACTTTGAAAAAATCTGCCAGGCGGCATAGTGTTGCGATATCCGGTTCGCGGCGGTTGACTTCCCAGGAAGCCAGGGTCGAACGATCTACTTGAAGCATGGCTGCCAATTCTTCTTGTGTTAATTTATTTCGCAGTTGCTTAATTTTATCTCCCAGAGTTTCCATAAACCACACTCCTCATTCTTACGATAGCGTGATTAGGAAATTAGTTCAATTATTTGTGTCTGTAAGACTCAAATAAGCAGGAATTATAGAATTCATAGCGAAAAGTGTCAGTAAGACACCGAAACGTTTGTTCGCAAAGGGGGAGAATTGGGTTGGCGGAATGTTCAGGAAATGTTGTCTTTATACCCGGGGTAAAAGCTATGGAGCAAAGCGAAGCTGTGAGTCCAAGCGCTCCAATTCTATCCCCAGATGAAATTGGTCAAATTGCTATTGGGGTGATTCAGGAGATTCAAAATCCGTTTACCGTCATCAAAGGATATCTGCAATTTTTTAAAAATAAACCGGCAACATGCCGGCGGGAAACCCGGCGGCTGTTATTTCAAGAAGTAGAACGAATGGAAACACTGCTGATTAATTTTATATTACTGGCGTGTGACAAAGAAACCGACAGAACCAGACAAAATCTAAACTGCCTGCTGCAGCAGATTTATCCTGCGGTTCAGATGTATGCGCATCGCAATAATATGGTGACGGAAATGTTTCTTAGTGACAGACTGCCAATGATTGCTTTCAATGCGGCAGAGATCAAACATTTGGTAATGAATCTGGTTTACAATGGGATTGAAGCGATGCCTGCTCATGGTCGGTTAACAGTCGGAACCGCCTATGAGCATGGCAGGGTGGTGCTGTTTGTTCGGGATGAAGGCAGTGGTATACCGCCAGAAGAAATGGGAAAAATTTTTAATCCTTTTTATACGACAAAGACCGGCAGCAGTGGATTAGGACTTGCCGCCAGCCGCAGTATTGTGGCAAGACATCAGGGAAGGATAGAGATCGTAGCCAATAGAAGAGCAGGCATTACCGTTCGGGTTCTCTTTGCGGAAAATAGCGGGATTCCCGACTAGGCTGACATGCGAAAGCAAAAAGTCTGAAAGAGACAGTAGTAAGTGAAGACCAAGATAAAAGCGCATAAAGATTTTTCGTATATATCTTGGGCATACTAAATATAAGTAGTAAGATGGAGGTGCTATATGACTGATAAACATAGCGAATGGCTGCAAATCAATCAAGCCGTTCCAAAGCTTCC
This Veillonellales bacterium DNA region includes the following protein-coding sequences:
- a CDS encoding ATP-binding protein; translated protein: MAECSGNVVFIPGVKAMEQSEAVSPSAPILSPDEIGQIAIGVIQEIQNPFTVIKGYLQFFKNKPATCRRETRRLLFQEVERMETLLINFILLACDKETDRTRQNLNCLLQQIYPAVQMYAHRNNMVTEMFLSDRLPMIAFNAAEIKHLVMNLVYNGIEAMPAHGRLTVGTAYEHGRVVLFVRDEGSGIPPEEMGKIFNPFYTTKTGSSGLGLAASRSIVARHQGRIEIVANRRAGITVRVLFAENSGIPD
- a CDS encoding polysaccharide deacetylase family protein, encoding MSSLLAASGLEITAPLLLSRSAASQKIPILLYHRVGYTTDQLTVTPERFSNDLALLADYGYQAISLRQFQTFLLGNDADLPEQPVLITLDDGYSDNYENAFPILQNFGISATFFIITGLLWTPGRLTPEQLREMAGSGMCFGSHTVTHRPLATLSSQEAEEELNSSRSTLESILGTPVDTIAYPCGSYNDTIIQIAQNNGYHEGLTVRNGTCSTNSPLFELRRIPVFRYDSGILSVIASRS
- a CDS encoding helix-turn-helix transcriptional regulator; its protein translation is METLGDKIKQLRNKLTQEELAAMLQVDRSTLASWEVNRREPDIATLCRLADFFKVSVDWLVGYEPDKEYTATHPNLFHETPVDYQKKDGVWQKVISVAQKYEFEPDTVCQILEMQGKIMLSLKKAGNNNIS
- a CDS encoding HD domain-containing phosphohydrolase, producing MVYNIHPINLIRALSLALELSTGGLSRHHWRTAMIANRIAEQIQLEPLQRQILVYAALLHDLGAASNWTEKRKIQGLEYSRELCRHAEAGYQLLKGSVQFGILAEPIRYHHECWDGSGAAELAGKKIPLLSRMINIADRVEILLRDGQPIFEQRPIILAAIRNYSGTYFDPELVRALHDFSQQESFWLDLTNPQYFQNFFRNMDAYGRIRLTIDDVVNIAEIFATIIDNTSRFTASHSRTVSIAAEYLARQKGYSTEEVKTMRIAGLLHDLGKLSIPKAILEKPDKLTEREFAIIKQHTYYTYRILEQIDGFEVIAEWAAFHHETLDGTGYPFRVKEESLKLGSRIVAVADVFTALTENRPYRTLLEASQVEKIMRSMVSNRRLDGKIVADLFSNGLEPYSLVQMANKHFSLASA